TGGTCCTGGAGGTGGGGCGGTGGGCTATCGCCGCGACCTACGACTGAGCGGTGACCGGACGGGATAGACGGGGTAGGTTCCCGCCCACCCCGACGGCCCGTGCGGATCGTCGACTGGAAGACGGAGGTGACGGTGTCCGAACGAGAGGAGATGGACTGGGCCCGCTACGGGACCGCGGTGCGCGAGCTGGCCCAGATGGTGGCCGACGACGGCTACCGGCCCGACATGATCCTGTCCATCGCCCGGGGTGGTCTCTTCGTGGCCGGTTCTCTGGGCTATGCCTTGGCCGTCAAGAACCTCTATGTGATGAACGTGGAGTACTACACCGGGGTCGATGAACGGCGGGACATTCCGGTGGTCCTACCGCCGTACGTTGATTGGGTGGATCTGGGTGACCAGCGCATCCTGATCGTCGACGACGTTG
The DNA window shown above is from Acidimicrobiales bacterium and carries:
- a CDS encoding phosphoribosyltransferase encodes the protein MRIVDWKTEVTVSEREEMDWARYGTAVRELAQMVADDGYRPDMILSIARGGLFVAGSLGYALAVKNLYVMNVEYYTGVDERRDIPVVLPPYVDWVDLGDQRILIVDDVADTGHTLALVRETALAQVAEVREAVLYQKPQSMVDCQYVWRHTDRWINFPWSTEPPVVDLEGAGTSVLDA